In Sphingopyxis sp. FD7, a single window of DNA contains:
- a CDS encoding ATP-dependent nuclease produces the protein MARIRKIEISNFRSIWWLSWLPRDGINCLIGPGDSGKSTVLEAIDLCLGARRSLTFCDDDFHQLQLTQPIKITITLGELDSHLRSMEAYGLYLRGFNQQTGDIEAEPGTGLDTVLTVELSVHDDLEPQWRLVSERAEALGQSRNLNWADRVRLAPTRLGQSGEHNLSWRRGSILNKVSEERASAATAIAQAARDARIAFGDKAKDQLTDALTAVQTTATRLGVPVSGTVQALLDAHGVNFTGGTISLHGGDGVPLRGLGLGSVRLLVAGLQRHVAGEAPMILIDELEHGLEPHRIIRLLMELGAKEAAPPLQAFVTSHSPVAVRELSIEQLHVLRNGPLGHEATWMGRVGDVQGTVRKFAEALLARSVLICEGASEVGLIRGLDLERQAANQPSLTALGVALVDGGGDTTFARALAFQKMGYRIAVLRDSDIAVHGTDEATFLQQGGQVFKWTEGRALEDELFISLSVEGAAELLEHGVDLKEESLVNEHIRTVSSNAFQLSTIRSQIAGGALDESARKVLGQASRVKKGWFKNVTAMEAVAEDIVGPDLRRTQGGALRPTINAIFNWFGNG, from the coding sequence ATGGCGCGAATCCGTAAGATAGAGATCAGTAATTTCCGGTCTATATGGTGGCTCAGCTGGCTTCCACGGGATGGAATAAATTGTTTGATCGGCCCAGGTGACAGCGGAAAATCGACTGTCTTGGAAGCGATCGACCTTTGCTTGGGCGCGCGCCGATCACTCACGTTCTGCGACGACGATTTCCACCAACTTCAACTTACCCAGCCGATCAAGATCACTATCACGCTTGGGGAGCTTGACAGCCACCTGCGCTCGATGGAGGCGTATGGCCTCTATCTGCGCGGTTTCAATCAGCAGACTGGCGACATCGAAGCCGAACCGGGCACAGGTCTGGATACAGTTCTCACCGTCGAACTGTCGGTCCATGACGATCTGGAACCACAGTGGCGGCTAGTATCCGAGCGCGCCGAGGCGCTGGGGCAATCACGCAACCTAAACTGGGCCGACCGGGTACGCTTGGCGCCCACAAGACTTGGCCAGTCCGGCGAACATAATCTGAGCTGGCGGCGTGGATCCATCCTGAACAAGGTCTCCGAGGAGCGTGCGAGCGCCGCGACGGCAATCGCTCAGGCGGCCCGTGACGCCCGTATCGCCTTTGGCGACAAGGCGAAGGATCAGCTTACCGATGCACTAACTGCGGTGCAGACGACCGCAACGCGACTTGGCGTACCGGTCAGCGGCACCGTTCAGGCGTTGCTGGACGCCCACGGGGTAAACTTTACCGGTGGTACGATTTCGCTTCACGGTGGTGACGGCGTACCGTTGCGCGGTCTCGGACTAGGATCCGTCAGGCTGCTCGTGGCCGGCCTGCAGCGGCATGTCGCTGGCGAGGCACCGATGATCCTCATCGATGAGCTCGAACATGGACTGGAACCCCATCGCATCATCAGGTTGTTGATGGAACTCGGCGCAAAGGAAGCTGCGCCACCTCTACAGGCATTCGTCACCAGCCATTCCCCTGTTGCGGTGCGTGAACTGTCTATTGAGCAACTTCATGTTCTTCGGAATGGACCGCTTGGCCATGAGGCTACCTGGATGGGGCGAGTGGGCGATGTGCAGGGGACCGTTCGAAAGTTTGCCGAAGCGCTCCTCGCCCGTTCTGTTCTGATTTGCGAGGGCGCCAGCGAAGTAGGGCTCATCCGCGGGCTCGACCTTGAGCGCCAGGCTGCGAACCAACCATCACTCACGGCACTTGGCGTGGCGCTCGTGGATGGCGGCGGGGACACCACATTCGCCCGCGCACTGGCCTTCCAAAAGATGGGCTATCGAATTGCAGTGCTACGCGACAGCGACATCGCTGTGCACGGGACAGATGAGGCGACTTTCCTGCAGCAAGGTGGGCAGGTCTTCAAATGGACCGAGGGGCGCGCGCTGGAAGACGAACTGTTTATATCCCTGTCGGTCGAGGGTGCCGCTGAGCTGCTGGAGCATGGTGTCGACCTGAAGGAAGAGAGCCTCGTGAATGAGCATATCCGCACGGTTTCCAGCAACGCTTTCCAGCTAAGCACCATTCGCAGCCAGATCGCCGGTGGTGCGTTGGATGAATCCGCACGGAAGGTCTTGGGGCAAGCATCTCGGGTTAAGAAGGGCTGGTTCAAGAACGTGACCGCGATGGAAGCCGTGGCGGAGGACATCGTTGGACCTGATCTCCGCCGGACGCAGGGCGGCGCCCTACGCCCAACCATCAACGCCATTTTCAACTGGTTCGGCAATGGCTAG
- a CDS encoding UvrD-helicase domain-containing protein, which produces MASAPLDLLAISRGAVIAPAGCGKTELLSRALTRHSGHQPVLVLTHTNAGVAALRSRLERANVQAKHYRLATIDGWAMRLIKTFPMRSGHDPAILEGRVPGYVAIRRAAAELIASGHVSDVIQASYARLLVDEYQDCSVLQHQLVAAISATIPTVVVGDPMQAIFGFDRNDPLAGWHTPVLNYFGVAGTLADPWRWRNAGTETFGQWLLYARGELEAGRKIDLRQAVPEVRWIQLDGSQQDHQRQLSACQTRSPVTDGSVLIIGDSRNPSGQQRFAAQTPGAVTVEAVDLRDLVSFAEAFDLKGADATAQILEFAQKLMTNVGAAEVTRRLDVLRRGQARKEPNDVEQAALAFEGERRFSRVADFLSELNRQTGARVFRPAVFRACMQALQRCDRDGTPFADTAIAMREEYRLVGRSLPRRAVGSTLLLKGLEADVAVVLGADDLDARHLYVAMTRGSRQLVICSRTPLLG; this is translated from the coding sequence ATGGCTAGCGCCCCCCTCGACCTTCTGGCTATTTCGCGCGGTGCCGTCATCGCCCCTGCGGGATGCGGAAAGACCGAATTGCTTAGCCGTGCTTTGACCCGGCACAGCGGTCACCAGCCAGTTTTGGTCTTGACCCACACGAACGCTGGAGTCGCTGCGCTGCGCAGTCGGCTCGAACGTGCGAACGTGCAGGCCAAACATTATCGTCTCGCCACCATCGATGGATGGGCGATGCGACTCATCAAGACTTTCCCGATGCGGTCCGGGCATGACCCTGCAATTTTGGAAGGCCGGGTACCGGGCTACGTCGCGATTCGAAGAGCTGCGGCGGAGCTGATTGCCTCCGGTCATGTGTCCGACGTCATTCAGGCAAGCTACGCTCGGCTTCTCGTCGACGAGTATCAGGATTGCTCCGTACTGCAACATCAGTTGGTCGCAGCCATCTCGGCGACCATTCCAACGGTTGTTGTTGGCGATCCGATGCAAGCGATTTTCGGTTTTGACCGAAACGACCCGCTCGCTGGTTGGCACACGCCAGTGCTAAACTACTTCGGTGTCGCCGGCACGCTTGCAGATCCATGGCGCTGGCGCAATGCAGGCACTGAGACTTTCGGCCAGTGGCTACTTTATGCCCGGGGTGAACTGGAAGCAGGCCGGAAGATTGATCTGCGGCAGGCAGTACCGGAAGTGCGCTGGATTCAGCTCGATGGCAGTCAGCAAGATCACCAGCGTCAGCTCAGTGCCTGTCAGACCCGGTCTCCTGTCACGGACGGTTCGGTTCTCATCATTGGGGACTCGCGAAATCCGTCCGGGCAGCAGCGGTTCGCCGCCCAGACGCCGGGCGCGGTCACGGTCGAGGCTGTGGATCTGCGTGATCTGGTGTCTTTTGCGGAAGCCTTCGATCTGAAGGGTGCCGACGCGACGGCGCAGATTCTGGAATTCGCCCAGAAGTTGATGACGAATGTCGGAGCCGCCGAGGTTACTCGGCGCCTAGATGTTCTGCGGCGCGGTCAGGCCCGAAAAGAGCCGAACGACGTTGAGCAGGCCGCTCTCGCTTTTGAGGGAGAACGGCGGTTTAGCCGCGTCGCAGACTTCTTAAGTGAACTCAACCGTCAGACTGGTGCACGGGTTTTCCGTCCAGCGGTCTTTAGGGCCTGCATGCAGGCCCTGCAGCGTTGCGACCGAGACGGTACGCCCTTCGCTGATACGGCAATCGCGATGCGAGAGGAGTATCGCCTGGTCGGACGTTCGCTGCCGCGCAGGGCCGTGGGTAGCACTCTGCTGCTGAAAGGCCTCGAGGCCGATGTCGCAGTTGTGCTGGGGGCTGATGACTTGGACGCTCGTCATTTGTACGTCGCCATGACACGAGGATCCCGGCAGCTGGTGATTTGCTCCCGGACACCTCTGCTCGGTTAA
- a CDS encoding plasmid partitioning protein RepB C-terminal domain-containing protein — protein MTDWPSAERPPADPGADNRVRLGFERQSVTLRIDQIVPLKSLREGVRESRKYAQIVSSIKAIGLVEAPAVVPNPKNEEQYFLLDGHLRIEVLKQLGVETVECLVANDDETYTYNKRVNRLPPVQEHRMIVRAIERGVTEAVIADALGLEVGSIRARFRLLDGICDETADMLKDTNCSMRVFDMLRRMSPMRQIEAADLMIGQNNYSLIFARALLAATPEDQLTAPAKKARKNDLAGPTSQQISRMERELATLQTQVKSVEDSYGIDNLHLTFARGYVAKLLGNARIVRWLSNHRQEYLSEFQRIAEIETIGSMTAPAPQE, from the coding sequence ATGACTGACTGGCCATCAGCAGAACGTCCGCCCGCAGATCCCGGCGCCGACAATCGTGTCCGGCTAGGCTTTGAGCGGCAGTCTGTGACACTCCGCATCGATCAGATCGTGCCGTTGAAATCATTGCGGGAGGGCGTGCGGGAGAGCCGCAAATATGCCCAGATCGTGAGTTCGATCAAAGCCATTGGGTTGGTCGAAGCCCCTGCCGTCGTCCCCAATCCGAAGAATGAAGAGCAGTACTTCTTGCTCGATGGCCATTTGCGCATCGAGGTGCTCAAGCAGCTCGGTGTTGAAACGGTCGAGTGCCTCGTCGCCAATGATGACGAGACCTACACGTACAACAAGCGCGTCAATCGCCTACCCCCGGTGCAAGAGCATCGCATGATCGTTCGGGCTATTGAGCGCGGCGTCACCGAGGCTGTGATTGCCGACGCGCTCGGCCTGGAGGTAGGTTCGATCCGCGCGCGTTTCCGCCTGCTCGATGGCATCTGCGACGAGACGGCGGACATGCTCAAGGACACCAATTGTTCGATGAGGGTGTTCGACATGCTGCGCCGCATGTCGCCGATGCGCCAGATTGAGGCTGCGGACCTGATGATCGGGCAGAACAATTATTCGCTGATTTTCGCACGCGCGCTCCTTGCAGCCACGCCGGAAGATCAGCTGACAGCGCCAGCGAAAAAGGCGCGGAAGAATGATCTGGCCGGTCCGACGAGCCAGCAGATTTCCCGAATGGAACGGGAGCTTGCAACTCTGCAGACGCAGGTCAAGTCGGTCGAAGACAGCTACGGCATCGACAACCTCCACCTGACCTTCGCGCGCGGCTATGTCGCGAAGCTGCTTGGCAACGCCCGGATCGTTCGCTGGCTGTCGAACCATCGGCAGGAATATCTGTCTGAATTTCAGCGCATCGCGGAGATCGAGACGATTGGATCAATGACTGCGCCTGCGCCGCAGGAATGA
- a CDS encoding plasmid partitioning protein RepB C-terminal domain-containing protein: protein MTVTRPQTIEMIPISRITVLNPRARNKRQHREIVNNIEAIGLKRPITVSKHDGPGGTRYDLVCGEGRLEAFQMLGQTEIPAVVIEASESECLVMSLVENIARRVQRPIDVMNEIGALRKRGYTEAEISRKIGITSGWVSMIVSLLERGEERLLSAVETGLIPISLAMEISRAESEEAQNLLLDAYETGKLRGKKLASVRRLLDLRMRGRSKSMTSGKFGRKGTNRKLTAGDLMQVYQREAEKQRLLVKKSDFTQTRLLFIVEAIKDLLTDDGFLTLLRAEGLETMPRALAMRIAGEIDD from the coding sequence ATGACCGTTACCCGTCCCCAGACCATCGAGATGATCCCGATTTCACGGATCACCGTGCTCAACCCCAGGGCGCGCAACAAGCGTCAGCACCGCGAGATCGTCAACAATATCGAGGCTATCGGCCTGAAGCGCCCGATCACGGTCAGCAAGCATGATGGTCCAGGCGGCACCCGATACGATCTGGTCTGCGGCGAAGGGCGGCTCGAAGCTTTCCAGATGCTGGGTCAGACCGAGATACCGGCGGTCGTGATCGAAGCCAGCGAGAGCGAATGCCTCGTCATGAGCCTGGTGGAGAACATTGCCCGCCGGGTGCAGCGCCCGATCGACGTAATGAATGAGATCGGTGCCCTTAGGAAACGCGGTTACACCGAAGCCGAGATCTCCCGCAAAATCGGCATCACCAGTGGGTGGGTCAGCATGATCGTGAGCCTGCTCGAGCGCGGGGAGGAAAGGCTGCTGTCAGCGGTCGAGACGGGGCTGATCCCGATCAGCCTTGCGATGGAGATCTCGCGCGCCGAAAGCGAAGAAGCGCAAAACCTACTCCTCGATGCCTATGAGACGGGCAAGCTGCGCGGCAAAAAGCTGGCATCGGTTCGCCGACTTCTCGATCTCCGCATGCGCGGGCGCAGCAAGTCTATGACATCAGGAAAGTTTGGAAGGAAAGGCACCAATCGCAAGCTGACGGCCGGCGACCTGATGCAGGTCTATCAGCGCGAGGCAGAAAAGCAGCGTCTGCTCGTGAAGAAATCTGATTTCACGCAAACCCGCCTTCTCTTCATTGTCGAGGCGATCAAGGATTTGCTCACCGACGACGGGTTTCTGACCCTGCTCAGGGCCGAAGGGCTTGAAACCATGCCCCGGGCTCTGGCCATGCGGATCGCAGGGGAAATCGATGACTGA
- a CDS encoding recombinase family protein, translating into MAECPWFALQRLVALATAAWSSKGRKLQDWGYDDSDSREQAPRLVRAAEYVRMSTDHQKYSTENQADAIRHYAAARGIEIVRTYADAGKSGLKIEGRDALKQLIDDVQTGAADYTMVLVYDISRWGRFQDADESAYYEYICKRAGIAVQYCAEQFENDGSPVSTIVKGVKRAMAGEYSRELSTKVFAGQGRLIEKGYRQGGPAGFGLRRTLIDETGTTKGVLTRGEHKSIQTDRVILTPGPDEEIAIVRSVYAAFVHDGLSEREIADDLNSRGIVTDLGRPWTRGTVHQLLINGKYVGDNVWNRQSFKLKKKRVRNDPEMWIRSPGAFEAIVERDLFEAAQALIGARSFRLSDAEMIDALRTVYESKGLLSGIIIDECEGLPSSSAYSSRFGSLLRAYSLVGYSPDRDYRYLAVNRALRRLHPDILRQVLDGLKAHGSEAWQDLETDRVIVNDEFSLSVVIVRCTPTPTGLLRWKIRFDTSKMPDITLVVRMDASNRQPFDYYLFPRLDVAAERVRLAEDNDLLLDAYRFDALDFFYENAAPIRVAEAA; encoded by the coding sequence ATGGCGGAGTGTCCGTGGTTCGCGCTGCAGCGGTTGGTCGCCCTGGCCACGGCAGCATGGTCATCGAAAGGGCGGAAATTGCAGGACTGGGGCTACGACGACAGTGACAGCAGAGAACAGGCACCGCGGCTTGTGCGCGCGGCCGAGTATGTTCGCATGTCGACTGATCACCAGAAATACTCGACCGAGAACCAGGCCGATGCGATCCGGCACTATGCCGCCGCACGCGGGATCGAAATCGTGCGGACCTATGCCGATGCGGGCAAAAGCGGGCTGAAGATCGAGGGCCGCGACGCTCTTAAGCAGCTCATCGATGACGTTCAGACCGGTGCCGCCGATTACACCATGGTTCTTGTCTACGACATCAGCCGCTGGGGCCGGTTCCAGGACGCCGACGAAAGCGCCTATTACGAGTACATCTGCAAGCGCGCCGGGATCGCGGTTCAGTATTGCGCAGAGCAGTTCGAGAATGACGGGAGCCCGGTCTCAACCATCGTGAAGGGCGTCAAGCGGGCGATGGCCGGGGAGTACAGCCGGGAGCTGTCGACCAAGGTATTTGCTGGGCAAGGTCGGCTGATCGAGAAGGGATACCGCCAAGGTGGGCCTGCCGGGTTTGGGCTTCGCCGGACATTGATCGACGAAACCGGCACAACCAAGGGCGTGCTCACGCGTGGCGAGCACAAGAGCATCCAAACCGACCGGGTGATTTTGACGCCCGGCCCGGATGAGGAAATCGCCATTGTCCGTAGCGTCTACGCCGCTTTCGTCCACGACGGGCTAAGCGAGCGCGAGATTGCCGATGACCTCAACAGCCGCGGCATTGTCACCGATCTGGGCAGGCCGTGGACGCGCGGCACGGTCCATCAGCTCCTTATCAACGGCAAGTATGTCGGCGACAACGTGTGGAACCGGCAGTCGTTCAAGCTGAAGAAGAAGCGGGTCCGCAACGACCCCGAAATGTGGATTCGCAGCCCCGGCGCATTTGAGGCGATCGTCGAGCGCGACTTGTTCGAGGCCGCTCAGGCGCTCATTGGCGCACGGTCCTTTAGGCTGTCAGATGCCGAAATGATCGATGCGCTGCGCACGGTCTACGAAAGCAAGGGCCTTCTTTCAGGGATCATCATCGATGAATGTGAGGGCCTGCCCTCCAGCAGCGCCTATTCGTCGCGGTTTGGCAGCTTGCTTCGGGCCTACAGCCTGGTCGGCTATTCACCGGATCGCGACTATCGCTACCTCGCGGTCAATCGTGCGCTGCGCCGCCTGCACCCCGACATCCTCCGCCAGGTGCTCGACGGCCTGAAGGCCCACGGCAGTGAAGCATGGCAGGATCTGGAAACAGACCGGGTCATCGTGAATGACGAGTTCAGCCTGTCGGTCGTCATCGTCCGTTGCACGCCGACGCCGACGGGTCTGCTGCGCTGGAAGATCCGTTTCGACACCTCCAAGATGCCCGACATCACCCTGGTGGTCCGCATGGACGCCAGCAACCGGCAGCCCTTCGACTACTATCTCTTCCCGAGGCTGGATGTTGCGGCCGAACGTGTGCGGCTCGCCGAGGACAACGACCTTTTGCTCGATGCGTACCGGTTCGACGCCCTCGATTTCTTCTACGAGAACGCAGCGCCCATCAGAGTTGCGGAGGCTGCCTGA
- a CDS encoding DeoR family transcriptional regulator — translation MLPKKGRKLPKWEGVLAGRQIYAETIAQLLEREHGETHRAVKQVMKLTGASERTVKHWLSGQHGPDTVFFLRLLTSSPVIRAFVIGLIESSQGAGHDRQGADQQTARRSSKTPDTQPPRQDRRQNDRINDPKTDPINDPITAEINERQRWFLGRVAAGHRCRAADICGHWKVSAKTARRDIAALTEMGLIRFTGARRNGRYRPASGAG, via the coding sequence ATGTTGCCGAAAAAGGGCAGGAAGTTGCCGAAGTGGGAGGGGGTACTGGCAGGACGACAGATTTATGCCGAAACCATCGCTCAGCTATTGGAGCGGGAGCACGGCGAAACGCACCGTGCGGTCAAACAAGTGATGAAGCTGACGGGCGCCAGCGAGCGAACCGTCAAGCACTGGCTCTCTGGTCAGCACGGTCCCGATACTGTCTTCTTTCTGCGCCTTTTGACCAGCTCACCGGTCATCAGGGCATTTGTGATCGGGCTGATCGAAAGTTCGCAAGGGGCTGGTCATGATCGGCAGGGAGCAGACCAACAGACCGCTCGCCGATCATCAAAAACGCCCGATACTCAGCCGCCACGGCAGGATCGGCGTCAGAATGACCGTATAAATGACCCTAAAACTGACCCTATAAATGACCCAATAACCGCTGAGATAAACGAGCGGCAGCGCTGGTTTCTCGGCCGAGTCGCAGCGGGCCATCGATGCCGCGCGGCGGACATTTGTGGCCACTGGAAGGTCAGTGCAAAAACCGCGCGACGGGATATCGCGGCGCTCACCGAAATGGGCTTGATCCGCTTCACGGGTGCGCGCCGCAATGGACGATATCGACCTGCTTCTGGGGCAGGATAG
- a CDS encoding GIY-YIG nuclease family protein has product MPLYPIDIEKRVKALQRQARHEAQGAPYVVYALLDPGEPGVQFEDSPFNGIPFYVGQSCEIENRLRRHFRKPQKLNPDSQMVHRHIAGLFAIGRLPRLAILETAQTRSQSLMAELRWGQRLIRAGYELANSSPDIGQIMDIGELETWLDFRRCSMLASEAALEGAVIVHSCTCGHAERWVDPAVYAASWPKRLRVSRIAKRTQHVRRQNIWHNSRRKLAECGPRQGLDFKRRACGVASADIRWSVV; this is encoded by the coding sequence ATGCCCCTCTATCCCATCGACATCGAAAAGCGCGTCAAGGCCCTGCAGCGCCAGGCGCGGCACGAAGCGCAGGGGGCGCCTTACGTCGTCTATGCCCTTCTCGATCCTGGTGAACCCGGCGTCCAGTTTGAAGACAGCCCTTTCAACGGTATCCCGTTCTACGTCGGCCAAAGTTGCGAAATCGAGAACCGACTGCGTCGGCATTTTCGCAAGCCGCAGAAACTCAACCCGGACTCCCAAATGGTCCATCGGCACATCGCTGGTTTGTTCGCGATCGGCCGATTGCCGCGGCTTGCCATTCTCGAGACAGCACAGACGCGCAGTCAAAGCCTGATGGCCGAATTGCGGTGGGGGCAGCGCCTGATACGTGCAGGGTATGAACTAGCGAACAGCAGCCCGGACATTGGCCAGATTATGGACATCGGCGAGTTGGAAACATGGCTCGACTTCCGTCGCTGCTCTATGCTGGCAAGCGAAGCTGCGCTCGAGGGAGCCGTGATTGTTCACAGTTGCACATGTGGACACGCTGAAAGGTGGGTCGATCCGGCTGTCTACGCAGCAAGCTGGCCCAAGCGGTTGCGTGTATCCAGAATAGCCAAACGAACGCAGCATGTCCGTCGTCAGAACATTTGGCACAACTCGCGGCGTAAATTAGCGGAGTGCGGGCCTCGTCAGGGGCTGGATTTTAAGCGGCGAGCTTGCGGTGTTGCAAGCGCCGATATTCGATGGTCTGTCGTTTGA
- a CDS encoding IS3 family transposase (programmed frameshift): MKPKSSNAKSPTKAPAERVVKDIRRATRRHFSAEDKIRIVLDGLRGEDSIAELCRKEGIAQSLYYTWSKEFMEAGKRRLAGDTARAATTGEVQDLRREARALKECVADLTLENRLLKKHDRGWGRRRMRYPASEKLEIIRIVEQSHLPAKRTLDQLGIARRTFYRWYDRFLEGGPEALEDRPSAPTRVWNRIGDDIQDQIVEMALDYSELSPRELAVRFTDEKRYFVSEATVYRLLKAHDLITSPAYVVIKAADQFHTKTTRPNEMWQTDFTYFKIIGWGWMYLSTVLDDFSRYIIAWKLCTNMRAEDVTDTLDMALAASGCDSATVLHKPRLLSDNGPSYIAGELAEYIEAQQMSHVRGAPCHPQTQGKIERWHQTLKNRILLENYFLPGDLEAQIEAFVEHYNNQRYHESLNNVTPADAYFGRAPAIIKQRERIKRQTIEYRRLQHRKLAA, translated from the exons ATGAAGCCCAAATCCTCCAATGCAAAATCGCCGACCAAGGCCCCTGCGGAGCGGGTGGTGAAGGACATCCGGCGTGCAACCCGCCGGCACTTCTCGGCCGAAGACAAGATCCGCATCGTGCTGGATGGCCTGCGCGGCGAGGACAGCATCGCCGAGCTGTGCCGCAAGGAAGGCATTGCCCAGAGCCTGTATTACACCTGGTCGAAGGAGTTCATGGAAGCCGGCAAGCGCCGCCTGGCCGGCGACACCGCCCGTGCCGCGACCACTGGCGAGGTGCAGGATCTGCGCCGCGAAGCCCGCGCCCTGAAGGAATGCGTTGCCGACCTGACCCTGGAGAACCGCCTGCTC AAAAAGCATGATCGCGGATGGGGGCGACGACGAATGAGGTATCCCGCCTCGGAGAAGCTCGAGATCATCCGGATCGTCGAGCAGTCGCACCTGCCCGCCAAACGCACGCTGGACCAGCTCGGCATCGCCCGTCGGACCTTCTACCGCTGGTATGACCGGTTCCTCGAAGGCGGCCCGGAGGCCTTGGAGGATCGGCCGTCGGCGCCGACCCGGGTGTGGAACCGCATCGGCGATGATATCCAGGACCAGATCGTCGAGATGGCCCTGGACTACAGCGAACTGTCACCGCGCGAGCTGGCGGTGCGGTTCACCGACGAGAAGCGCTACTTCGTGTCGGAAGCCACGGTTTACCGCCTGTTGAAGGCCCATGATCTGATCACCAGCCCGGCCTATGTCGTGATCAAGGCCGCCGATCAGTTCCACACCAAGACCACCCGGCCGAACGAGATGTGGCAAACCGACTTCACCTACTTCAAGATCATCGGGTGGGGCTGGATGTACCTGTCGACCGTGCTCGACGACTTCTCGCGCTACATCATCGCCTGGAAACTGTGCACCAACATGCGGGCCGAGGACGTCACCGACACGCTGGACATGGCGCTGGCTGCCTCGGGCTGCGACAGCGCCACCGTGCTGCACAAACCCAGGCTGCTCAGCGATAACGGTCCCAGCTACATCGCTGGCGAACTGGCTGAATACATCGAAGCTCAGCAGATGAGTCATGTGCGCGGTGCACCGTGCCACCCTCAGACCCAGGGCAAGATCGAGCGCTGGCACCAGACTCTGAAGAACCGCATCCTGCTGGAGAACTACTTCCTGCCCGGCGACCTCGAGGCCCAGATCGAAGCCTTCGTCGAGCACTACAACAATCAACGTTACCACGAGAGCCTGAACAACGTGACGCCCGCCGACGCCTACTTCGGCAGGGCACCAGCCATCATCAAACAGCGTGAAAGGATCAAACGACAGACCATCGAATATCGGCGCTTGCAACACCGCAAGCTCGCCGCTTAA